One genomic region from Jilunia laotingensis encodes:
- a CDS encoding nitroreductase family protein has translation MENFSELIKNRRSMRKFTGEELSQEQVVALLKAALMAPTSKRSNSWQFIAVDDKEILKQLANCKEQASAFIADAALAVVVTADPLASDVWIEDASIASIMIQLQAEDLGLGSCWVQIRERFTASGMPSDEYVREVLDIPLQLQVLSIIAIGHKGMERKPFDEGHLQWEKIHINKYGGK, from the coding sequence ATGGAAAATTTCAGTGAATTGATAAAGAACCGACGCAGTATGCGGAAGTTTACCGGAGAGGAACTTAGTCAGGAGCAGGTGGTAGCCTTGCTTAAAGCGGCTTTGATGGCTCCTACGTCGAAACGGAGTAACAGTTGGCAATTTATTGCTGTGGATGATAAGGAAATTTTGAAACAACTTGCTAATTGTAAAGAACAGGCTTCTGCATTTATTGCCGATGCAGCGTTGGCAGTGGTTGTTACAGCCGATCCATTAGCAAGCGATGTGTGGATAGAAGATGCTTCCATTGCATCTATCATGATTCAATTACAAGCTGAAGATTTGGGATTGGGAAGTTGCTGGGTGCAAATTCGTGAACGTTTTACAGCTTCCGGGATGCCGTCGGACGAATATGTACGTGAAGTGCTGGATATCCCTTTACAACTGCAAGTACTTTCTATTATCGCTATCGGGCATAAAGGAATGGAACGCAAACCTTTCGATGAAGGACATTTGCAATGGGAGAAAATTCATATTAATAAATACGGAGGGAAGTAA
- a CDS encoding ADP-ribosylglycohydrolase family protein — MEIFHPLSLAYSWSDISTDDVRTVENELGGGWIAEKTVAIAIFCSLAYFDNFGKAMIAAVNHAGDSDSIRAVTGNILGAAIGYKAIPQFYKEDLELHDVLHIANDLYGREKTKYIMK, encoded by the coding sequence TTGGAAATATTTCATCCATTGTCCTTAGCATATTCCTGGTCAGACATATCTACTGATGATGTTCGGACGGTTGAAAATGAATTAGGTGGAGGCTGGATTGCTGAAAAAACTGTTGCTATTGCTATCTTTTGTTCACTTGCCTATTTTGATAACTTTGGAAAAGCGATGATTGCTGCTGTTAATCATGCCGGTGACAGCGATTCAATCCGAGCTGTAACTGGCAACATTCTTGGTGCTGCAATTGGATATAAGGCAATACCTCAATTTTACAAAGAAGATTTGGAACTTCATGATGTATTGCATATTGCAAATGATCTTTATGGTCGAGAGAAGACAAAATATATAATGAAATAG